The DNA region CATAAATCACAAAGAGTGATTATTTAGCTACTCACAGTAGGTAAACCGTTGCCGTGAGCCCTGTCAAACGGAGGCCGGCCCCTCGACGGGTCACATGGCGTCGCCGGACGGAGCGTCCCCGCGCAGGCGCGGACGGGCGAGCGCGAAGGAGAGACCGCCGACCCGCGAGGACCACCAGCGCAGTGAGTGGCACCAGGTAGTCGTCGCACCAGGCGGCGTCCGGGGTATGCCCCAGCAGATGTTGACTATGGCCGCCAGGCCGTACGCCAAGGCGCCGAGGTTCACCGGCAGCCCCCAGCGGCCGAGCCGGTACGCGCCGGAGGGGGCGGGCCGCGCAGCCGGGCCCGCAGGGCGGCCGGCACCACCATCCGGAAAGCCGGGCAGATGGGCCTTGACCCAAGGCCGGGTGGTTAGGGCTCGTAAAGAATCAACACGTTGCTTCACGGTCTCCCTGTCGTTGGTGTGGTATGCGCATACCGAGTGAGGTTCGTGACCAACTTGCCCTGAGATTCGGAGTGTTGTTCCCTCATCTGAATGAGCGGCAGCAGCGGCTGGCGCTGGCCGCCGAGGCCCGGCTGCTGGGGCACGGTGGGGTCCGGGCCGTCGCGCGTGCCGCAGGGGTGAGCGAGACGACGGTGCGGAAGGGTGTCTTCGAGTTGGAGGGCGGTGAGGACCCACTGCCCGATGGCCGGGTCCGCCGGGACGGCGGCGGTCGCAAGAGCGCCGAGAAGCTTGACCGGCTGCTCGTTCCGGCGTTGCTGGCGCTGGTCGAGCCGGATGAGCGGGGGGATCCGATGTCGCCGCTGCGGTGGACGACCAAGTCGCTGCGGTCTCTGGCCGGGGAGCTGACGCGGCAGGGCCATACCGCGTCGGCGCCGACCGTGGGCAGGCTGCTGCGGGAGAACGGTTTCAGTCTGCAGGCCAATGCCAAGACCCTTGAGGGCGCTCAGCACCCCGACCGGGACGCGCAGTTCCGGTACATCAACGACCAGGTCAAGGACCATCAGGCGGAGGGCGAGCCGGTGGTCAGTGTGGACACGAAAAAGAAGGAAGTCGTCGGGGATTTCAAGAATGCGGGACGTCAATGGCGGCCGGCCGGTGAACCCGTGCGGGTTGACGTCCATGACTTCCCCAGCGATGCACTGGGCAAGGCCCTGCCTTATGGCATCTACGATCTGGCGGCGGACACCGGCTGGGTGAATGTCGGTACGGATCACGACACCGCAGCCTTCGCGGTCGAATCGATCCGCCGTTGGTGGAACGGGCAAGGACGCCTCGACTACCCGCAGGCCAGACGTCTGTTGATCACTGCCGATGCCGGCGGCTCCAACGGCTACCGCACCCGGGCCTTCAAGACCGAGTTGGCCGCGTTCGCCGCCCGGACCGGCCTGGCCGTCACGGTCTGCCACATGCCGCCGGGCACATCGAAGTGGAACAAGGTGGAGCATCGGCTGTTCTCCGCGATCACCATGAACTGGCGCGGCAGAGCGCTGAACAGCCACGAGGTCGTCGTGCAGTCCATCGCCGCGACCACCACCCGCACCGGTCTCACCGTCCACGCCGAACTCGACACCGGCACCTATCCCACCGGTGTGAAGGTCAGCGACACCGAGCTGAACGCGGCGCCGGTCACCGGACATGCCTTCCACGGCGAATGGAACTACACCGTGCACCCCCACCCCGCCAGCCCGGCAGACCCCACCAGGCCGACGCCCGGGCCGGCGGCGGTCTTCGACCGCGGTGCCCTGTCACATCCCGCGCTGACCGGCATGACCTGCACCGCACTGGCCGAGCTGACCGAGACCCTGACCCCTGGCTGGCAGGCGCTGCAGAAACAGGACCCGGCCACCCGACGCGACGGCGGCACCCGGCGCCGGGCCCCGGGCGGCGGCCGCAAAGCCAAACTCGACCTGGCCGACCGGGTCCTGGCCACCGTGCTGCAACAAAACCTCGCTCTGCCGCCTACCGTGCTGGCCCACCTCTTCGCCGTCAGCAAGGACACCATCCGCCACACCACCAGCGAGATCCGACGACTGATGGACCAGCACGCGCACACACCCCAGCCCCCAGCAGCACACCTCAGCACCCTGGCAGGACTCCTCGTCCACGCCACCGCACACGGCGCGACCCTCACGACAGAGACCAAACCAACGTGTTGATTCTTTACGAGCCCTAACTCCAACCACCGCAGCCACACCGCGCAGACCCGAGCCCTCCATGCCTACCTCCGCTGGCGCAACGCGAACGCCCGCCACCCCGACGTGCTGGCCGCCCAACGCCGCGAACGCGCCCGTATCCGCAGCGAGAAGGGCATCCGCTGGGGCGGCCGAAGTCAGGCAGCCGCTGCCTAAAACTGCCCGCACTCCCCGGCGGCCACGCACTACGGTGGGATACATGTCCGAGCCCTCCGTGCGGGATTTCTACGACGATTTGGCCCACGACTACCACCTGATGTTCCGGGACTGGGACGCGAGCATGGCCTACCAGGCCGAGGTATTGGGCGGGCTCGTCCGCCAATCTCTCGGCGCGGGACCGCACACCGTCCTGGACTGCTCGTGTGGGATCGGTACCCAGGCCATCGGGCTGGCCCTGGCCGGGCACCAGGTCGTCGGCAGCGACCTGAGCCCGGTCGCCGCCGCGCGCGCCGGCGCCGAGGCGGCGGCCCGGGGAAGTCGGCTTCCGGCCGCTGCGGCCGACATGCGCCAACTGCCTTTTAAAGAGACGTCATTCGATGTCGTCCTCTGCGCGGACAATTCGCTCACGCACCTACTCTCCGGGCAAGATCTCCGGACGGCACTCCTCGGCATGAGACGGGTACTCCGAGACGACGGACTGCTGGTGATCACCGTCCGGTCCTATAACGAGACGCGCCAGACCAGACCCACGTCGACACCTCCCCAGGTCTCGCAAACACGCGAAGGCCAAGCGATCACCTTCCAGCTGTGGCACTGGCACGAAGACGGCGAACGCTATGACCTGGAGCACTTCCAGCTCATCCCCGCAAAGAACACCTGGCAGGTCCGAGTCCGCCGGACCACCCACTGGGCGCTGACGCCGCCGCAGCTGACAGAGTTCGTGACTGAAGCCGGCTTCACCAAAATCGCCTGGCACAGTCCGGCCTCCAGCGGGTACTACCAGCCCGTGCTCACCGCACAGCGCGCTCCCTCAGCGCAGTAGTCCAGACATCGGTTCCGCCCTGCCTAACTCTCCGTTCATCCATGGCAAACCGGTGAACGTTGCCGGTCACAGCACTAGTGTGATGCGCCAGAAAAGGTGATCTTAAGTCTGCCGCTGGTTTTCGGTGCTGGGTGGGCTGATTTTGGTGAGGTAGTCGGCGAGGGACTTGAGGATCTCGTCGGCGGTCTTGGTCCAGGTGAACGGCTTCGGGTTCTCGTTCCAGGTGTCGATCCAGGCGGTGATGTCCTTCTCCAGGGCTGTCACGGAGGTGTGGACGCCGCGGCGGATGAGTTTGTCGGTCAGCAGGCCGAACCACCGCTCGACCTGGTTCATCCAGGAAGAGCCGGTCGGGGTGAAGTGGACGTGGAAGCGGGGGTGTTTTCCCAGCCACGTCTTGATCTCGGCGGTGTTGTGGGTGGCGTAATTGTCACAGACCAGGTGGACGTCGAGTCCGGTGGGCACGGCCTTGTCGATCCGGATCAGGAACTTCTTGAACTCGATGGCGCGGTGGCGGCGGTGCAGTTCCGATATGACGGTGCCGTCGGCGATGTTGAAGGCGGCGAACAGGCTGGTGATCCCGTGCCGGTAGTAGTCGTGGGTCCGGCGTTCGGGCATGCCCGGCATCATCGGCAGTACCGGCTGCGAGCGGTCCAGTGCCTGGATCTGGCTCTTTTCATCGACGCAGAGAACCACCGCCTTCTCCGGCGGCTGGTGGTAGAGGCCGACGACGTCGACGACCTTGGCGACGAACTGCGGGTCGGTGGACAGTTTGAAGGAGTCCTGCAGGTGGGGCTTGAGGCCGAACTTCTTCCAGATCCGCCCGACGGTCGACTCCGACAGCCCGCTGTGCTTCGCCATCGAGGCACGCGACCAGTGCGTGTCCTTGCCCGGGACGGACTCCAGAGTCGCCACGAGTACGTCCTCGACCTGGTCGAGCAGGACCGAGGGCGGCCTGCCGGGGCGGGGCTCGTCCGTCAGTCCGTCCAGACGCAGGGTGATGAACCTGGAGCGCCAGCGGTTCACCGTC from Streptomyces sp. NBC_01591 includes:
- a CDS encoding ISAzo13 family transposase, producing the protein MRIPSEVRDQLALRFGVLFPHLNERQQRLALAAEARLLGHGGVRAVARAAGVSETTVRKGVFELEGGEDPLPDGRVRRDGGGRKSAEKLDRLLVPALLALVEPDERGDPMSPLRWTTKSLRSLAGELTRQGHTASAPTVGRLLRENGFSLQANAKTLEGAQHPDRDAQFRYINDQVKDHQAEGEPVVSVDTKKKEVVGDFKNAGRQWRPAGEPVRVDVHDFPSDALGKALPYGIYDLAADTGWVNVGTDHDTAAFAVESIRRWWNGQGRLDYPQARRLLITADAGGSNGYRTRAFKTELAAFAARTGLAVTVCHMPPGTSKWNKVEHRLFSAITMNWRGRALNSHEVVVQSIAATTTRTGLTVHAELDTGTYPTGVKVSDTELNAAPVTGHAFHGEWNYTVHPHPASPADPTRPTPGPAAVFDRGALSHPALTGMTCTALAELTETLTPGWQALQKQDPATRRDGGTRRRAPGGGRKAKLDLADRVLATVLQQNLALPPTVLAHLFAVSKDTIRHTTSEIRRLMDQHAHTPQPPAAHLSTLAGLLVHATAHGATLTTETKPTC
- a CDS encoding class I SAM-dependent methyltransferase produces the protein MSEPSVRDFYDDLAHDYHLMFRDWDASMAYQAEVLGGLVRQSLGAGPHTVLDCSCGIGTQAIGLALAGHQVVGSDLSPVAAARAGAEAAARGSRLPAAAADMRQLPFKETSFDVVLCADNSLTHLLSGQDLRTALLGMRRVLRDDGLLVITVRSYNETRQTRPTSTPPQVSQTREGQAITFQLWHWHEDGERYDLEHFQLIPAKNTWQVRVRRTTHWALTPPQLTEFVTEAGFTKIAWHSPASSGYYQPVLTAQRAPSAQ
- a CDS encoding IS630 family transposase, producing MSHRGPRAVEVVLSAEERAELLRWAGGGVPARVAERARIILACADGASSTAVAAGCGVSVETVRKWRSRFVARRLAGLVDEPRPGRRKPDLVLSEAERAELTRWARRAKTAQFLALRAKIVLRCAEGGTNKEVAAELGIAHATVNRWRSRFITLRLDGLTDEPRPGRPPSVLLDQVEDVLVATLESVPGKDTHWSRASMAKHSGLSESTVGRIWKKFGLKPHLQDSFKLSTDPQFVAKVVDVVGLYHQPPEKAVVLCVDEKSQIQALDRSQPVLPMMPGMPERRTHDYYRHGITSLFAAFNIADGTVISELHRRHRAIEFKKFLIRIDKAVPTGLDVHLVCDNYATHNTAEIKTWLGKHPRFHVHFTPTGSSWMNQVERWFGLLTDKLIRRGVHTSVTALEKDITAWIDTWNENPKPFTWTKTADEILKSLADYLTKISPPSTENQRQT